In a single window of the Nicotiana tomentosiformis chromosome 8, ASM39032v3, whole genome shotgun sequence genome:
- the LOC104100734 gene encoding 3-ketoacyl-CoA synthase 1, with translation MANESIEMEKERLTAEMDFKDSSSVVIKIRRKLPDFLQSVKLKYVKLGYGYSCNPATLLLLVTILPVVTLTLIQLTGLKLDRFSDIWTSPTLLVDTSTGLAGSIVLFFFLGIYYVKKPRPVYLVDFACYKPEDERKMSVDSFLKMTEENGAFTDETIVFQKRISERSGLGDETYFPRGITSNPPNLCMKEARAEAETVMFGALDQLFAKTKVKPEEIGILIVNCSLFNPTPSLSSMIVNHYKLKTDIKSYNLGGMGCSAGLISIDLAKHLLKANPNTYAVVVSMENITLNWYFGNDRSMLLCNCIFRMGGAAMLLSNKSKDRTRSKYELVHTVRTHKGADDNSYNCVYQREDDKGVIGVSLARELMAVAGDALKTNITTLGPLVLPLSEQFRFFVTLVKRKMLKAKVKPYIPDFKLAFEHFCIHAGGRAVLDEIQNNLNLSDWHMEPSRMTLHRFGNTSSSSLWYELAYSEAKGRVSKGDRVWQIAFGSGFKCNSAVWKSLREIDCNEVNRNGNPWADCIQRYPVKVALAKT, from the exons ATGGCAAACGAAAGTATAGAAATGGAAAAGGAGAGACTAACAGCAGAGATGGATTTCAAAGATTCATCCTCAGTTGTTATCAAAATCCGGCGAAAATTGCCAGATTTTTTACAATCTGTAAAGCTTAAATATGTTAAGCTAGGGTATGGTTATTCATGCAACCCTGctactcttcttcttcttgttacCATTTTGCCCGTGGTTACCCTCACTCTTATTCAGCTCACCGGTCTAAAACTAGACCGGTTTTCTGATATATGGACAAGTCCAACTTTACTTGTTGACACTTCAACCGGTCTTGCCGGTTCAATAGTGCTCTTTTTCTTTTTAGGTATTTACTATGTCAAAAAACCTAGACCGGTTTATTTGGTTGATTTTGCTTGTTATAAACCTGAAGATGAGCGAAAAATGTCCGTGGATTCGTTCTTGAAGATGACAGAAGAGAACGGCGCATTTACTGACGAGACTATAGTCTTTCAAAAAAGAATATCCGAACGTTCTGGTTTAGGTGACGAGACCTATTTTCCTAGAGGAATCACATCCAACCCACCAAATTTGTGCATGAAAGAGGCACGAGCGGAGGCCGAGACGGTTATGTTCGGTGCATTGGACCAACTTTTTGCCAAAACCAAAGTCAAGCCAGAGGAAATTGGAATCCTCATAGTAAATTGTAGCTTGTTTAATCCAACCCCATCTCTCTCCTCAATGATTGTCAACCATTACAAGCTCAAAACTGACATTAAGAGTTACAACTTAGGTGGCATGGGCTGTAGTGCTGGCCTAATTTCAATTGACTTAGCCAAACATCTATTAAAAGCAAATCCAAACACATATGCAGTTGTTGTTAGCATGGAGAACATTACATTAAATTGGTACTTTGGAAATGATAGGTCAATGTTGCTATGCAATTGTATATTTCGTATGGGAGGAGCAGCCATGCTTTTGTCTAACAAGTCGAAAGACCGAACCCGGTCCAAGTACGAGCTGGTCCACACGGTTCGAACCCATAAAGGAGCTGATGACAATAGCTACAACTGTGTGTACCAAAGAGAAGATGACAAGGGAGTGATAGGTGTGTCACTAGCTCGTGAACTTATGGCAGTAGCTGGGGATGCTTTAAAAACTAACATCACCACGTTAGGACCATTGGTGTTACCACTCTCGGAGCAATTCAG GTTCTTTGTAACATTGGTCAAGAGGAAGATGCTAAAAGCAAAAGTGAAGCCCTACATACCAGATTTCAAGCTAGCATTTGAGCATTTCTGCATACACGCAGGAGGGAGAGCAGTTTTAGATGAAATACAAAACAACCTAAATCTAAGTGATTGGCACATGGAACCATCAAGAATGACACTACACAGGTTTGGGAACACTTCAAGCAGCTCTTTATGGTACGAGTTAGCCTATTCAGAAGCAAAAGGAAGAGTGAGCAAAGGGGATAGAGTTTGGCAAATAGCATTTGGTTCTGGTTTCAAATGTAACAGTGCTGTGTGGAAATCACTAAGAGAAATTGATTGTAATGAAGTCAATAGAAATGGTAACCCTTGGGCCGACTGCATTCAACGTTACCCTGTGAAAGTTGCCCTTGCCAAGACATAG